A single Caretta caretta isolate rCarCar2 chromosome 2, rCarCar1.hap1, whole genome shotgun sequence DNA region contains:
- the LOC125632866 gene encoding uncharacterized protein LOC125632866: MQSSSAQVTMMESQNRKRAPAWTEREVRDLIAVWGEESVLSELRSSFRNAETFVKISQGMKDRGHNRDPKQCRVKLKELRQAYQKTREVNSRSGSEPQTCRFYDELHAILGGSATTTPAVLFDSFNGDGGNTEAGFGDEEDEEEEEVVDSSQQASGETGFPDSQEVFLTLDLEPVPPEPTQGCLLDPAGGEGTSAACVSMITGSSPSQRLVKLRKKKKRTRDEMFSELMLSSHTDRAQTNA; this comes from the exons atgcagagctcatcagcacaggtgaccatgatggagtcccagaatcgcaaaagagctccagcatggaccgaacgggaggtacgggatctgatcgctgtttggggagaggaatccgtgctatcagaactccgttccagttttcgaaatgccgaaacatttgtcaaaatctcccagggcatgaaggacagaggccataacagggacccgaagcagtgccgcgtgaaactgaaggagctgaggcaagcctaccagaaaaccagagaggtgaacagccgctctgggtcagagccccaaacatgccgcttctatgatgagctgcatgccattttagggggttcagccaccactaccccagccgtgttgtttgactccttcaatggagatggaggcaatacagaagcaggttttggggacgaagaagatgaggaggaggaggaggttgtagatagctcacagcaagcaagcggagaaaccggttttcctgacagccaggaagtgtttctcaccctggacctggagccagtaccccccgaacccacccaaggctgcctcctggacccagcaggcggagaagggacctctg ctgcatgtgtttcaatgatcacaggatcttctccttcccagaggctagtgaagcttagaaagaaaaaaaaacgcactcgcgatgaaatgttctccgagctcatgctgtcctcccacactgacagagcacagacgaatgcgtga